One genomic segment of Peribacillus sp. FSL H8-0477 includes these proteins:
- a CDS encoding protein arginine kinase, with amino-acid sequence MSFERFVQSALSSWMNEDGPDTDIVLSSRVRLARNFKDFTFPTVFSDKEGQEVIELIKKEFVGKKISDCGQLELLEMDSLEPLQKRVLVEKHLISPNLASDSSFGACLLSDNEKVSIMINEEDHIRIQCLAPGLQLTEVLQMANHIDDLVEETVDYAYDEERGYLTSCPTNVGTGLRASVMMHLPGLVLTQQLNQIIPAMNQLGLVVRGTYGEGSEALGNIFQISNQITLGKSEKDIVNDLTSVVQQIIAQERSARNALAKTSHIQLEDRIYRSFGTLINARIIESKEAATCISDVRLGIDLGYIDSISKTILNELMILTQPGFLQKYAGGPLQAYERDIRRASLIRERLKLEKNENS; translated from the coding sequence ATGAGTTTTGAACGATTTGTGCAAAGTGCTTTGAGTTCTTGGATGAATGAGGATGGTCCTGATACGGATATTGTATTAAGTTCTAGAGTGAGATTAGCGAGAAATTTTAAAGACTTTACTTTTCCTACCGTTTTTTCAGACAAAGAAGGGCAGGAAGTCATTGAGTTAATTAAAAAGGAGTTCGTAGGTAAGAAAATAAGTGATTGCGGCCAGTTAGAATTACTGGAAATGGATTCACTTGAACCTCTGCAAAAAAGAGTGTTAGTCGAAAAACACTTAATCTCCCCAAATTTAGCCAGTGATTCTTCTTTTGGAGCTTGTCTCTTATCTGACAACGAGAAGGTTTCCATTATGATTAATGAGGAAGACCATATTCGAATTCAATGCTTAGCTCCTGGTCTGCAGCTGACGGAAGTTTTACAAATGGCTAATCATATTGATGATTTGGTTGAGGAAACCGTTGACTATGCATATGATGAAGAACGCGGGTATTTGACCAGCTGCCCAACAAACGTTGGGACTGGGTTAAGGGCTTCAGTAATGATGCATTTACCTGGTCTGGTTCTAACTCAACAATTGAATCAAATTATTCCAGCTATGAACCAGCTTGGCTTAGTGGTACGAGGAACATATGGTGAGGGCAGTGAGGCTCTGGGGAATATTTTTCAAATATCGAATCAGATTACACTAGGCAAATCAGAGAAGGATATCGTAAATGATTTAACGAGTGTAGTTCAACAGATAATTGCGCAAGAGAGATCAGCTAGAAACGCTCTCGCGAAGACCTCTCATATACAACTCGAAGATCGGATTTACCGGTCATTCGGTACGCTGATTAACGCAAGAATTATCGAATCCAAAGAAGCGGCTACTTGTATATCTGATGTACGTTTAGGGATCGACCTTGGATATATTGATAGTATCTCTAAAACAATTCTAAATGAATTGATGATTTTAACCCAGCCAGGATTTTTACAAAAATATGCTGGAGGACCGTTACAGGCATATGAACGTGACATTCGCAGAGCATCGTTAATTCGCGAACGGTTAAAGCTGGAGAAAAACGAAAATTCTTAA
- the clpC gene encoding ATP-dependent protease ATP-binding subunit ClpC, with protein MMFGRFTERAQKVLALAQEEAIRLGHNNIGTEHILLGLVREGEGIAAKALYALGLGSDKIQKEVENLIGRGQETAQTIHYTPRAKKVIELSMDEARKLGHSYVGTEHVLLGLIREGEGVAARVLNNLGVSLNKARQQVLQLLGSNESGSHQGSTSANASTPTLDSLARDLTAIAREGSLDPVIGRGKEIQRVIEVLSRRTKNNPVLIGEPGVGKTAIAEGLAQQIINNEVPEILRDKRVMTLDMGTVVAGTKYRGEFEDRLKKVMDEIRQAGNIILFIDELHTLIGAGGAEGAIDASNILKPSLARGELQCIGATTLDEYRKYIEKDAALERRFQPITVNEPTIDESIQILKGLRDRYEAHHRVSITDEAIDAAVKMSDRYISDRFLPDKAIDLIDEAGSKVRLRSYTTPPNLKELELKLDEVRKEKDSSVQSQEFEKAASLRDTEQRLREQLDETKKVWKEKQGQENSEVTVEDIAHVVSSWTGVPVTRLAQTESDKLLNMEAILHDRVIGQDEAVKAVSKAVRRSRAGLKDPKRPTGSFIFLGPTGVGKTELARALAESIFGDENAMIRIDMSEYMEKHSTSRLVGSPPGYVGYEEGGQLTEKVRRKPYSVVLLDEIEKAHPDVFNILLQVLEDGRLTDSKGRTVDFRNTLLIMTSNVGASALRMNKYVGFAVQTQANGYSDMKGKVMEELKRAFRPEFLNRIDETIVFHSLEKKHLKEIVSLMTNQLTERLKEQDILLELTDKAKEKIADEGYNPEYGARPIRRAIQKHVEDYLSEELLKGTIVKGKKIIMDVENGEFLIKDGETVDSSK; from the coding sequence ATGATGTTTGGTCGTTTTACTGAAAGAGCGCAAAAAGTATTAGCATTGGCACAAGAGGAAGCTATACGTTTAGGACATAATAATATCGGTACGGAACATATTCTGCTCGGCCTTGTGCGCGAAGGAGAAGGAATTGCTGCTAAAGCTCTTTACGCACTTGGATTGGGCTCTGATAAAATTCAGAAGGAAGTTGAAAATCTGATTGGTCGGGGTCAAGAAACGGCACAAACGATTCATTATACACCGCGTGCAAAAAAAGTGATTGAACTTTCAATGGATGAGGCACGAAAACTAGGTCATTCTTATGTGGGAACAGAACATGTGTTACTTGGTTTAATCCGCGAGGGTGAAGGGGTCGCTGCCCGTGTACTTAATAATCTTGGTGTAAGTTTGAATAAAGCTCGCCAACAGGTATTACAATTGCTAGGCAGTAATGAGTCAGGAAGCCACCAAGGCTCGACATCAGCAAACGCGAGTACGCCTACTCTAGACAGTCTGGCTAGAGATCTAACAGCCATCGCACGTGAAGGCAGTCTTGATCCGGTTATTGGCAGAGGTAAGGAAATTCAACGTGTCATTGAGGTCCTAAGCCGACGTACTAAAAACAATCCGGTTCTAATTGGTGAGCCGGGTGTTGGTAAAACAGCCATCGCTGAAGGTCTTGCGCAGCAGATTATTAATAATGAAGTGCCAGAAATTTTACGCGATAAACGTGTAATGACTCTTGATATGGGAACAGTTGTAGCAGGAACTAAATATCGTGGAGAATTTGAGGATCGATTGAAGAAGGTTATGGACGAAATCCGTCAGGCTGGAAACATCATTCTTTTCATTGATGAACTTCATACGTTAATTGGTGCAGGAGGAGCAGAAGGAGCTATCGATGCTTCTAATATCTTAAAACCTTCTCTAGCTCGCGGGGAACTTCAATGTATTGGTGCTACAACACTTGATGAATACCGTAAGTATATCGAAAAAGATGCAGCACTCGAGCGTCGATTCCAACCGATAACCGTTAATGAGCCAACCATTGATGAGTCTATTCAAATCCTTAAAGGATTGCGTGACCGTTATGAAGCCCATCATCGTGTGTCTATTACAGATGAAGCCATCGATGCGGCTGTAAAAATGTCAGATCGTTATATCTCTGATCGTTTTCTTCCAGACAAAGCGATTGATTTGATTGATGAGGCAGGTTCAAAGGTTCGGCTGCGATCGTATACAACTCCTCCAAATTTAAAAGAGCTTGAATTGAAACTTGATGAAGTGCGAAAAGAAAAGGATTCTTCCGTGCAGAGTCAAGAATTTGAGAAAGCTGCATCGCTTCGAGATACAGAACAGCGATTACGTGAACAGTTGGACGAAACGAAGAAAGTATGGAAAGAAAAGCAAGGCCAAGAAAATAGTGAGGTTACAGTAGAAGATATTGCCCATGTTGTATCCAGCTGGACTGGGGTGCCTGTAACAAGACTCGCACAGACTGAATCAGATAAGTTATTAAACATGGAGGCTATTCTTCATGACAGGGTTATCGGTCAGGACGAAGCTGTTAAAGCAGTTTCAAAGGCGGTTCGACGTTCAAGAGCAGGATTAAAGGATCCAAAACGTCCAACCGGTTCATTCATTTTCTTAGGACCAACTGGGGTTGGTAAAACAGAATTAGCAAGAGCACTTGCTGAGTCAATCTTTGGCGATGAAAATGCGATGATCCGTATTGATATGTCTGAGTATATGGAAAAACATTCGACTTCACGTCTAGTTGGTTCGCCTCCAGGATATGTAGGGTATGAGGAAGGCGGCCAGTTGACAGAAAAAGTACGTCGTAAGCCGTATTCTGTAGTTCTGTTGGATGAAATTGAAAAAGCACATCCAGATGTATTTAACATTCTTCTGCAAGTGCTTGAAGACGGAAGACTTACTGATTCTAAAGGCAGAACCGTTGATTTCAGAAATACGCTTTTAATTATGACATCGAATGTCGGAGCATCCGCGTTAAGAATGAATAAGTACGTTGGATTTGCTGTACAGACTCAGGCGAATGGGTATTCAGATATGAAAGGAAAGGTTATGGAAGAGTTAAAACGTGCCTTCCGTCCAGAATTCCTGAATCGTATTGATGAGACCATCGTATTCCATTCACTTGAGAAAAAACATCTGAAGGAAATTGTTTCTTTAATGACCAATCAATTAACAGAACGATTGAAAGAACAAGACATCTTATTAGAACTTACCGATAAAGCAAAAGAAAAGATAGCAGACGAAGGGTATAATCCGGAATATGGAGCACGACCAATTCGCCGGGCTATTCAAAAGCATGTGGAAGACTATCTTTCCGAAGAATTACTTAAAGGAACCATTGTAAAAGGAAAGAAAATTATTATGGACGTTGAAAATGGTGAATTCCTAATAAAAGACGGGGAAACTGTTGATAGTAGTAAATAA
- the disA gene encoding DNA integrity scanning diadenylate cyclase DisA, whose product MTDKKTYEKMRLDILQLVAPGTPLREGIDNVLRANTGGLIVIGSSEKVRSVVDGGFPINCTFTPSTLYELAKMDGAIILNDKADRIILANAQLAPDTTVPSRETGMRHRTAERVARETKAMVIAISQRRNIITLYQGTFRYVLKDIEVILAKANLAVQTLEKYKVVFQQSITDLGLMEYEEVVRYADLLQVFHRYLMVLRIKAELAAYLNELGTEGRLIQLQMNELLATLETEGLLLIKDYSNHTDEQPASILSRMHELAQQEKHEESVVLKILGHNGYIHLDEIIHPKGYRILHKIPRLPLLIVDNLVARFKNFGNITKASTQELDEVEGIGEVRAKKIQEGLKILKNQLLAERRM is encoded by the coding sequence ATGACCGATAAAAAGACATATGAAAAAATGAGATTGGACATTCTTCAACTAGTGGCACCAGGAACCCCTTTGCGAGAAGGTATAGATAATGTCCTGCGGGCTAATACAGGTGGGTTAATTGTCATTGGAAGTTCAGAAAAAGTCCGTTCGGTAGTGGATGGCGGGTTTCCGATTAATTGCACCTTCACACCCAGCACTCTTTATGAATTAGCAAAAATGGACGGAGCCATTATTCTAAACGACAAAGCTGACCGAATTATCCTTGCTAATGCTCAGCTGGCACCAGACACGACTGTTCCTTCTAGGGAAACCGGAATGCGCCACAGGACGGCTGAGCGGGTAGCCAGGGAAACCAAAGCAATGGTGATTGCCATTTCGCAGCGTCGGAACATCATTACTTTATATCAAGGGACCTTTCGGTATGTTTTAAAGGATATAGAAGTTATTCTCGCGAAAGCCAATCTAGCTGTACAAACACTGGAGAAATATAAAGTTGTGTTTCAGCAGAGTATAACGGATCTCGGGTTAATGGAGTATGAAGAGGTGGTTCGTTATGCCGATTTACTTCAAGTATTTCACCGCTACTTAATGGTGCTGCGCATAAAAGCAGAGCTGGCAGCCTATTTAAATGAATTAGGTACCGAGGGGCGGTTAATACAGCTGCAAATGAATGAACTGTTAGCAACCTTAGAAACAGAAGGACTGCTATTGATTAAGGATTATTCTAATCATACAGATGAACAGCCTGCTTCTATTCTTAGCCGAATGCATGAGCTTGCTCAACAGGAAAAACATGAGGAGAGCGTAGTATTAAAAATTCTCGGACATAACGGATATATTCATCTTGATGAAATAATCCATCCAAAAGGATACAGGATCCTGCATAAAATTCCTCGCCTCCCATTATTAATTGTCGATAATCTAGTCGCTCGTTTTAAAAACTTCGGCAATATTACAAAAGCCTCCACACAAGAGCTCGATGAAGTGGAAGGAATCGGAGAAGTAAGAGCAAAAAAAATTCAAGAAGGACTCAAAATCTTGAAAAATCAATTATTAGCAGAGCGGAGGATGTAA
- a CDS encoding PIN/TRAM domain-containing protein, whose translation MLKRIIQACFLIVGGTLGIVLIPELFNVIQTDNFAFINNPYVSAILGAIIFYLITFWAIEYVVEFMKWLEETLIKAPITDIIFGSVGLLVGLLVAFIFGSAFNAIQVPILNTVAPILLTLLFGYLGFQVGFKKRDELLTLFRTNKKKDTDPEEVVEGASKLKILDTSVIIDGRIADICQTGFLEGTIVIPQFVLAELQHIADSSDALKRNRGRRGLDILNRIQKELSVKVEMYEGDFEEIQEVDAKLVKLAKVSNGVVVTNDFNLNKVCEFQSVPVLNINDLANAVKPVVLPGEEMNVQVIKDGKEQNQGIAYLDDGTMIVVEGGRDFISKRIDVLVTSVLQTSAGRMIFAKPKILEKAL comes from the coding sequence ATGTTAAAACGCATCATACAAGCTTGTTTCTTAATAGTAGGTGGAACGCTGGGAATAGTGTTAATTCCTGAACTATTTAATGTTATACAGACAGATAATTTTGCATTTATAAACAATCCTTATGTATCTGCTATTTTAGGTGCAATTATATTTTATCTTATTACGTTTTGGGCAATAGAGTACGTGGTCGAATTTATGAAGTGGCTGGAGGAAACGCTGATAAAAGCTCCTATTACTGATATTATTTTCGGGAGTGTTGGTTTATTAGTTGGACTGCTGGTTGCATTTATCTTTGGTTCCGCTTTTAATGCCATTCAGGTTCCTATTTTGAACACTGTTGCGCCTATTCTCTTAACATTGTTATTTGGTTATCTCGGTTTTCAAGTTGGATTTAAAAAGCGTGATGAGCTATTAACATTGTTTAGAACGAATAAGAAGAAGGATACGGATCCTGAAGAAGTGGTTGAAGGAGCAAGCAAACTCAAAATTCTTGATACAAGTGTTATTATTGATGGGCGTATAGCTGATATCTGTCAGACAGGATTTTTAGAAGGTACGATTGTTATTCCTCAATTTGTTTTAGCAGAGCTGCAGCATATTGCTGATTCGTCTGATGCTTTAAAACGAAATCGAGGCAGACGGGGGCTCGATATTCTTAATCGAATTCAAAAAGAGCTTTCAGTTAAAGTAGAGATGTACGAAGGTGATTTCGAAGAGATACAGGAAGTTGATGCAAAATTGGTCAAGCTTGCAAAGGTTTCGAATGGAGTCGTTGTGACCAATGACTTTAATTTAAACAAAGTTTGTGAATTTCAGAGTGTACCAGTTCTAAATATCAATGACCTTGCGAATGCTGTGAAACCGGTTGTTCTGCCAGGTGAAGAAATGAATGTACAAGTGATTAAGGATGGTAAGGAACAAAACCAAGGAATTGCTTATCTAGACGATGGAACGATGATTGTTGTAGAAGGTGGAAGGGACTTTATCAGCAAACGAATTGATGTGCTGGTAACAAGTGTTCTTCAAACGTCTGCAGGAAGAATGATTTTTGCAAAACCAAAAATTCTAGAAAAAGCTTTATAA
- the ispD gene encoding 2-C-methyl-D-erythritol 4-phosphate cytidylyltransferase: protein MYEVVIPAAGQGKRMKAGKNKLFLELSGVPIIVYTLRVFDEDPQCAGIILAINPDEEEMFANLIATYKLKKIKQLIPGGKERQQSVYNGIKVIHAETDIVLVHDGARPFIHHALINQLTEAATTHGGAVLAVPVKDTIKKATDNIVVETVERSSLWAVQTPQAFRVPLLTKAHETADSEGFLGTDDASLLERINEPVIIIEGEYDNIKITTQEDLYFAEAILQKQRSFKG, encoded by the coding sequence ATGTATGAAGTAGTAATTCCAGCTGCAGGGCAGGGAAAAAGAATGAAGGCGGGAAAGAACAAGTTATTTCTCGAGCTATCTGGAGTGCCGATTATTGTCTATACATTGAGAGTCTTTGATGAAGACCCTCAATGTGCAGGCATTATTTTAGCTATTAATCCGGATGAAGAAGAGATGTTTGCTAATTTGATAGCAACGTATAAATTAAAAAAGATCAAACAATTGATACCTGGTGGTAAAGAGCGGCAGCAAAGTGTTTATAATGGCATAAAGGTCATTCATGCTGAAACCGATATCGTTCTGGTTCATGATGGGGCACGTCCTTTTATCCATCATGCGCTTATCAATCAACTAACTGAAGCTGCTACGACTCATGGAGGAGCGGTGCTTGCAGTCCCTGTTAAGGATACAATTAAGAAAGCAACAGATAATATAGTTGTTGAAACGGTAGAACGATCAAGCTTGTGGGCTGTTCAAACACCACAAGCTTTTCGTGTGCCTCTATTGACCAAAGCCCATGAGACCGCTGACAGTGAGGGCTTCTTAGGGACAGATGATGCAAGTCTCCTTGAGAGAATTAACGAACCTGTTATCATTATAGAAGGCGAGTATGATAACATAAAAATAACCACTCAAGAAGATTTATATTTTGCAGAAGCCATTTTACAAAAACAACGCTCATTTAAGGGCTAA
- the ispF gene encoding 2-C-methyl-D-erythritol 2,4-cyclodiphosphate synthase has protein sequence MFRIGQGYDVHQLVEGLPLIIGGITIPYEKGLLGHSDADVLLHTVADACLGAIGAGDIGKHFPDTDPNFLDADSAELLKHVWGIVKNEGYVLGNADCTIIAQSPKMAPYIEEMRSKIAELLEAAPSQVNVKATTTEKLGFTGRGEGIASQVAVLLVKAD, from the coding sequence ATGTTTCGAATTGGACAAGGATATGACGTTCATCAACTAGTTGAGGGGCTCCCGCTGATTATTGGTGGAATAACGATTCCCTATGAAAAAGGACTACTAGGGCACTCGGATGCAGATGTATTGCTTCATACTGTAGCTGATGCCTGTCTTGGAGCTATTGGGGCTGGCGATATAGGGAAGCATTTCCCGGACACGGATCCTAATTTCTTGGATGCTGATTCAGCTGAATTGTTAAAGCATGTTTGGGGTATTGTGAAAAATGAGGGGTATGTTCTGGGTAATGCGGATTGTACGATTATTGCACAAAGTCCAAAAATGGCTCCTTATATTGAAGAGATGAGATCAAAGATAGCAGAGCTGTTAGAAGCCGCTCCGAGCCAAGTAAATGTTAAGGCAACGACCACTGAAAAACTTGGATTCACAGGTCGTGGTGAAGGGATTGCTTCACAAGTAGCAGTTCTGTTAGTAAAGGCAGATTGA
- the gltX gene encoding glutamate--tRNA ligase, with protein sequence MSSDIRVRYAPSPTGHLHIGNARTALFNYLFARSTGGQFIIRIEDTDLKRNIAGGEESQLKYLKWLGMDWDESIDIGGEYGPYRQSERLDIYKELYDQLLEKGLAYKCYCTEEEIEAEREEQVSRNETPHYSGKCRHLTDEDRERLALEGRKPSIRFAVPAGKILTFKDMVKDDVSFESDGIGDFVIVKKDGIPTYNFAVAVDDYLMKISHVLRGDDHITNTPKQLMIYDAFGWEPPIFGHMTLIVNESRKKLSKRDESIIQFIEQYEELGYLPEALFNFITLLGWSPVGEEELFSKEKLVEIFDAARLSKSPALFDQQKLAWMNNQYVKQIEVGKAVELALPHLVKSGRVSSELTESEMEWVTDLVSLYQEQMSFGAEIVSLSEIFFKDDIEFEAEAKEVLSEEQVPEVMQAFLQEVEAIENFQPEEIKKAIKAVQKGTGHKGKKLFMPIRAAVTGQTHGPDLPKAISLLGKEKIKQRLESILS encoded by the coding sequence ATGAGCAGTGATATTCGGGTTCGTTATGCACCAAGTCCGACTGGGCATTTACATATAGGAAATGCACGTACCGCTTTATTTAATTATCTTTTTGCAAGAAGTACTGGTGGTCAATTCATTATTCGAATTGAAGACACGGATTTAAAACGCAACATTGCAGGTGGCGAAGAAAGCCAGCTTAAATACTTAAAGTGGCTTGGAATGGATTGGGATGAAAGTATTGATATAGGTGGAGAATATGGGCCGTATCGTCAATCTGAACGTCTTGATATTTATAAAGAGCTCTATGATCAGCTTCTGGAAAAAGGGCTTGCTTATAAGTGTTATTGTACAGAAGAAGAAATTGAAGCAGAGCGAGAAGAACAAGTTTCTCGTAATGAAACACCGCATTATTCGGGAAAATGCCGTCATTTAACGGATGAGGACAGAGAACGTTTAGCGCTTGAGGGAAGAAAACCTAGTATTCGTTTTGCTGTACCAGCAGGGAAGATTTTGACTTTCAAAGATATGGTTAAAGATGACGTGTCCTTTGAATCCGATGGTATTGGTGATTTCGTCATTGTGAAAAAAGATGGAATTCCTACCTATAACTTTGCTGTAGCAGTGGATGATTATTTGATGAAAATCTCTCATGTTCTTCGGGGCGATGATCATATTACGAATACGCCGAAACAGCTAATGATATATGATGCGTTTGGCTGGGAACCGCCAATCTTTGGTCATATGACATTAATCGTTAATGAAAGTCGCAAGAAATTAAGCAAGCGGGATGAGTCTATCATACAGTTTATTGAGCAGTATGAGGAACTAGGCTATCTTCCAGAAGCATTATTCAATTTTATTACCCTACTCGGCTGGTCGCCGGTTGGAGAAGAAGAACTGTTTTCTAAAGAAAAATTAGTTGAAATCTTTGATGCAGCTCGTTTATCCAAATCACCAGCACTATTTGACCAACAGAAGCTTGCTTGGATGAATAATCAATACGTGAAACAAATCGAAGTAGGAAAAGCGGTAGAACTAGCTTTACCACATCTTGTGAAATCGGGCAGAGTATCTAGTGAGTTAACTGAAAGTGAAATGGAATGGGTAACTGATTTAGTTTCTCTTTATCAGGAGCAAATGAGCTTTGGGGCTGAAATTGTTAGTCTGTCTGAGATTTTCTTCAAGGATGACATTGAATTCGAGGCAGAAGCCAAAGAAGTGCTTTCTGAAGAGCAGGTACCAGAAGTAATGCAGGCTTTCCTTCAAGAAGTTGAAGCTATTGAGAATTTCCAACCTGAGGAAATCAAAAAAGCCATAAAAGCTGTTCAAAAAGGAACCGGCCACAAAGGTAAGAAACTGTTCATGCCAATTCGTGCTGCAGTGACAGGACAAACGCACGGACCGGACTTACCTAAGGCAATCTCATTATTAGGCAAAGAAAAAATTAAACAACGCCTAGAGAGTATTTTAAGTTAA
- the cysE gene encoding serine O-acetyltransferase has product MFKMLKEDIEVIFDQDPAARTYIEVMLTYSGLHAIWGHRLAHAFYRRKFFFLARFISQVSRFFTGIEIHPGAQIGRRFFIDHGMGIVIGETCEIGDNVAVFQGVTLGGTGKEKGKRHPTIKDNVLIATGAKVLGSITVGENSKIGAGSVVLKEVPPNSTVVGIPGKVVIQDGIRIKKDLNHTDLPDPIADRFKELEQEVALLKAELRSRKEEKEQRT; this is encoded by the coding sequence GTGTTTAAAATGCTAAAGGAAGACATAGAGGTTATCTTCGATCAGGATCCGGCTGCTCGTACCTATATTGAAGTCATGTTGACCTATTCAGGGCTGCATGCCATATGGGGACATAGGCTTGCACATGCTTTTTATAGACGTAAATTCTTTTTTCTAGCCAGGTTTATTTCCCAAGTCAGCCGTTTCTTCACGGGTATTGAAATTCATCCAGGCGCCCAGATTGGCAGGCGGTTTTTTATTGATCATGGAATGGGAATTGTGATTGGTGAAACATGTGAAATTGGGGATAATGTTGCGGTGTTCCAAGGGGTTACTCTAGGGGGAACAGGGAAAGAAAAAGGAAAACGTCATCCAACGATTAAGGATAATGTTCTAATCGCCACAGGAGCTAAAGTGCTTGGGTCTATAACAGTCGGAGAAAATTCAAAGATTGGCGCCGGATCAGTAGTCCTAAAAGAAGTGCCGCCTAATTCAACAGTTGTCGGCATACCGGGAAAAGTAGTTATTCAAGATGGTATACGAATAAAAAAAGACTTAAACCATACAGATCTTCCAGACCCAATTGCAGATCGTTTTAAAGAGCTTGAACAGGAAGTAGCTCTTCTTAAAGCAGAACTTCGCAGTCGGAAGGAAGAAAAGGAGCAAAGAACATGA
- the cysS gene encoding cysteine--tRNA ligase, producing MTIKIYNTLTRKKEVFTPLEEGKVKMYVCGPTVYNYIHIGNARPAIVFDTVRRYFEHRKYDVQFVSNFTDVDDKLIRVAKELGEDVPTISDRFIKAYFEDVSALGCKKADAHPTVMDNMDVIIEFIKELVDRGYAYESEGDVYYRTRKFDGYGKLSQQSIDELRVGARIEVGEKKQDALDFALWKAAKDGEISWESPWGTGRPGWHIECSAMARKYLGDTIDIHAGGQDLTFPHHENEIAQSEALTGKTFANYWMHNGYINIDNEKMSKSLGNFVLVHDIIKHHDPQVLRFFMLSVHYRHPINYSEELVEKTTAALGRLKTSYQNLKHRLDISTGLTEKNDEWLQKIADLDAEFIREMDDDFNTANAISVLFELSKQANYYLMEKNTDKKVIEAFMGEFEQLFGVLGLTLIEDQLLDEDIELLIEQRNQARRDRDFQLSDDIRDRLKDMSIILEDTPQGTRWKRG from the coding sequence ATGACCATAAAAATCTATAATACGCTGACGAGAAAAAAAGAAGTATTCACACCGCTTGAAGAAGGTAAGGTCAAGATGTATGTCTGCGGGCCTACTGTCTATAATTACATTCATATCGGTAATGCACGACCAGCCATCGTCTTTGATACCGTTCGCAGGTACTTCGAGCATCGCAAGTATGATGTGCAGTTTGTGTCGAATTTTACGGACGTTGATGACAAGTTAATTCGAGTTGCTAAGGAGCTCGGGGAAGATGTCCCGACCATCTCAGACCGATTTATTAAAGCTTATTTTGAAGATGTCTCAGCATTAGGCTGCAAAAAAGCGGATGCCCATCCAACGGTTATGGATAATATGGATGTCATTATTGAATTTATTAAAGAATTAGTGGACCGCGGCTATGCTTATGAATCAGAAGGAGACGTATATTACCGTACACGCAAATTCGATGGGTACGGGAAATTATCTCAGCAATCGATTGATGAGCTGCGTGTAGGCGCTCGTATTGAAGTAGGTGAAAAGAAACAAGATGCTCTAGATTTCGCCTTATGGAAAGCTGCAAAAGATGGCGAAATATCTTGGGAGAGTCCGTGGGGAACGGGCCGTCCAGGATGGCACATTGAGTGCTCAGCAATGGCGAGGAAATACTTAGGGGATACCATTGATATCCATGCAGGAGGCCAGGACCTCACCTTCCCGCATCATGAAAATGAAATTGCACAGTCAGAAGCCCTAACAGGTAAGACATTTGCTAACTACTGGATGCATAATGGGTACATTAATATAGATAATGAAAAAATGTCGAAATCTCTTGGTAATTTTGTGCTTGTTCATGACATTATTAAACACCATGATCCGCAAGTATTAAGATTTTTCATGCTGTCTGTCCATTATCGTCACCCAATTAACTATAGTGAAGAGTTAGTAGAAAAGACAACGGCCGCATTAGGCAGATTAAAAACATCTTATCAAAACCTTAAGCATCGATTGGATATAAGTACAGGATTGACGGAAAAAAATGATGAATGGCTGCAAAAAATAGCGGATCTAGATGCAGAGTTTATTCGTGAAATGGACGATGATTTTAATACAGCAAATGCTATTTCAGTATTGTTTGAGTTATCCAAGCAGGCGAATTATTACCTCATGGAGAAAAACACAGACAAAAAGGTAATTGAGGCATTCATGGGTGAATTTGAACAGTTATTTGGTGTCCTTGGTTTGACGCTGATTGAAGATCAGTTGCTGGATGAGGATATTGAATTATTAATTGAACAGCGGAATCAAGCACGCAGAGACCGTGATTTCCAACTTTCTGATGATATCCGTGATCGTCTAAAGGACATGAGTATTATACTAGAAGACACTCCTCAGGGCACAAGATGGAAACGAGGATGA